In Oceaniferula marina, the following proteins share a genomic window:
- a CDS encoding Gfo/Idh/MocA family protein, whose product MDRNVHRRKFLATMGLAAASGLTPSLGASANKNSKLRILQVGVGGIGGMDRNALVKHPKVEIAGLCDVNQRTLDKVAKGFPKAKTYNDCRVAYEKDMDDYDAVLVCTPDHTHAVMALHALAQDKHLYLQKPVVHQLDEVRMLRKAIAAKPGLATQMGNQRSEKAGRNQAIAIIRSGALGKVTSAWAWTGKVAKNTYFNGPWLEKYPDGQPVPSHIKWDLWKHCYTGDVPFNNILADKKWRTYWEFGGGQLTDWCCHLLDVIYLALDLEGPIAVQTDTPKPATAIGHSAYNQSRITYNKTAFTKGDHFIIHYNDNDIHPSNAETGIPLGSRFGTNRTIFVCENGTLVLGANGDLQIFQNGKRVKDFPMPKVAPRKHWNEWVDNCFGAKNELLGRLEIGTGVTEAGLLATKATRYPNRELVWDSKACRFKDDAPNKRLLKREYRDGFKPPAEFV is encoded by the coding sequence ATGGATCGCAATGTACACAGGCGGAAATTTCTCGCCACAATGGGACTGGCAGCAGCCAGTGGTTTAACTCCTTCACTCGGAGCCTCGGCAAACAAAAACAGCAAACTGCGCATCCTACAGGTCGGTGTCGGAGGCATCGGCGGCATGGACCGCAATGCCTTGGTCAAACACCCGAAGGTGGAAATTGCCGGACTCTGCGATGTCAATCAACGCACCCTCGACAAAGTTGCCAAAGGCTTCCCCAAGGCTAAAACCTACAACGATTGCCGGGTAGCCTACGAAAAAGACATGGATGATTACGACGCCGTCCTCGTCTGTACTCCGGATCACACCCACGCGGTGATGGCACTGCACGCCCTCGCCCAGGATAAACACCTCTACCTGCAAAAACCCGTCGTTCACCAGCTCGACGAAGTCCGCATGCTCAGAAAAGCCATCGCGGCCAAACCCGGACTGGCAACCCAGATGGGTAACCAGCGGTCTGAAAAAGCAGGGCGTAACCAAGCCATCGCCATCATCCGCTCAGGAGCTCTCGGCAAAGTTACTTCCGCATGGGCATGGACTGGAAAAGTTGCTAAAAACACCTACTTCAACGGACCATGGCTGGAGAAATACCCTGACGGACAGCCCGTGCCGTCTCACATCAAATGGGATCTCTGGAAACACTGCTACACCGGCGACGTCCCATTCAACAACATCCTGGCCGACAAAAAATGGCGGACCTACTGGGAGTTTGGCGGAGGCCAATTGACCGACTGGTGCTGTCACCTCCTCGATGTCATCTATCTGGCACTCGACCTGGAAGGCCCGATTGCGGTCCAAACCGACACCCCCAAACCAGCGACGGCTATCGGCCACTCGGCATACAACCAGTCCAGGATCACCTATAACAAAACGGCCTTCACCAAGGGTGACCACTTCATCATCCATTACAACGACAACGACATCCACCCGTCGAATGCCGAAACCGGCATCCCGTTAGGGTCACGATTTGGAACCAACCGCACCATCTTTGTCTGCGAAAACGGCACCTTGGTTCTCGGAGCCAATGGCGACCTCCAAATCTTCCAGAATGGCAAACGCGTCAAAGACTTCCCGATGCCAAAGGTTGCACCACGCAAGCACTGGAACGAGTGGGTCGACAACTGCTTCGGCGCCAAAAATGAACTCCTCGGACGTCTTGAAATCGGAACCGGCGTCACCGAAGCCGGACTGCTTGCCACCAAGGCAACCCGCTACCCGAACCGGGAACTCGTCTGGGACTCCAAGGCGTGCCGTTTCAAAGACGACGCACCGAACAAGCGCTTACTCAAACGTGAATACCGCGATGGCTTCAAGCCTCCGGCGGAGTTTGTTTAA
- a CDS encoding sulfatase has protein sequence MNPFHTLTLTSCLLMAMSWLPVTQASDQQTEKPNFVFILADDMAWNGTSFMAHPAIQASKSDYYQTPHLEKLAAEGMRFSHAYAPAPMCTPSRASLITGKSPAQLHMTTPGRGNRAAQPWQKLIQPNHVSEFSEQEQTIAEVLQTRGYVSAHFGKWHLNGGGPGQHGFTVHDGATGNQGPANNEAPNPKDIFGITERATQFMEKQAAAKRPFYLHLAHYAVHSESKALPSSIAEFEKKEKGQYHSDPLFAAMTKDFDTGVGMILDALNKLGIRQHTYVIFMSDNGGSGKGQHRGTPTPLAGGKGSLLEGGIRSPMIIQGPNIKANSFCNANVIGYDLFPTICQLAGLTSTLPEGIEGTSLTPLLFGQADRSSFQRKHQELIFHFPHYGRGPSQSPQSAMILGDFKIIKYYEADATGKSTESGQISIYHLGKDIGEQSDLSTSHPDKARELQQRMQQYLSRIKAQLPQINPDYDPKAEPVRKRPGRRQGNSSPQGPGHRIASMDSNNDGSVSRKEFTGPPRRFDLIDQNNDGMLSEKEWSSAPTGRGRTNAKEDKAPKDEK, from the coding sequence ATGAACCCATTTCACACCCTGACACTTACAAGCTGCTTACTCATGGCGATGAGTTGGCTGCCGGTCACTCAAGCGAGTGATCAGCAAACGGAAAAACCCAACTTTGTTTTTATCCTGGCAGACGACATGGCCTGGAATGGCACATCCTTCATGGCTCACCCGGCCATCCAGGCATCCAAAAGCGACTACTACCAGACACCCCACTTGGAAAAACTGGCAGCCGAGGGCATGCGTTTCTCACACGCCTATGCACCAGCCCCCATGTGCACTCCCAGCCGGGCATCTTTGATCACCGGTAAATCACCCGCACAACTGCATATGACAACGCCGGGACGGGGCAACAGGGCTGCTCAACCATGGCAGAAGCTCATCCAACCCAACCATGTCAGCGAGTTCAGCGAACAGGAGCAGACCATCGCTGAAGTTCTCCAAACCAGAGGTTATGTGTCCGCCCATTTTGGCAAATGGCACCTGAACGGAGGAGGGCCGGGGCAACATGGCTTTACCGTTCACGATGGAGCAACCGGCAATCAGGGCCCCGCTAACAACGAGGCCCCCAACCCAAAGGACATTTTTGGCATCACGGAGCGGGCGACCCAATTTATGGAAAAACAGGCGGCAGCCAAACGCCCCTTCTATCTTCATCTGGCCCACTACGCCGTGCATTCCGAAAGCAAGGCGCTACCCTCAAGCATCGCCGAATTCGAAAAAAAAGAAAAAGGACAATATCACTCGGACCCCTTGTTCGCTGCGATGACCAAAGATTTCGATACCGGGGTCGGCATGATCCTCGATGCCTTAAATAAACTCGGCATCCGCCAGCACACCTATGTCATTTTTATGTCGGACAATGGAGGCAGCGGCAAAGGTCAGCACCGGGGAACCCCCACTCCATTGGCCGGAGGCAAAGGCTCCCTGCTGGAAGGAGGCATCCGCTCACCCATGATCATCCAAGGACCCAACATCAAAGCCAATAGCTTTTGCAACGCCAATGTGATCGGCTACGACTTGTTCCCAACCATTTGCCAACTGGCAGGACTGACTTCCACTCTGCCCGAAGGAATCGAAGGCACCAGCCTGACCCCCTTGCTCTTTGGCCAGGCAGATCGCTCCAGCTTTCAGCGAAAGCATCAGGAATTGATCTTTCACTTCCCGCACTACGGTCGAGGCCCGTCCCAATCACCTCAATCCGCCATGATCCTGGGCGATTTCAAAATCATCAAATACTACGAAGCGGACGCAACAGGCAAATCGACCGAATCGGGACAAATCAGCATTTACCATTTGGGCAAAGACATCGGCGAACAATCCGACCTCTCTACAAGCCACCCTGACAAAGCCCGGGAGTTACAGCAACGTATGCAACAATACCTCAGTCGCATCAAAGCACAGCTTCCACAAATAAACCCGGATTATGACCCCAAAGCCGAACCTGTAAGAAAACGCCCCGGCCGCAGACAAGGAAACTCAAGCCCTCAAGGCCCCGGCCATCGTATCGCCAGCATGGACAGCAACAACGATGGTTCAGTTTCACGCAAAGAATTTACCGGCCCTCCGCGACGCTTCGATCTCATCGATCAAAACAACGACGGCATGCTGTCAGAAAAAGAATGGTCGTCAGCACCAACTGGCAGAGGTCGGACCAACGCAAAGGAAGACAAAGCACCTAAAGACGAAAAATGA
- a CDS encoding DUF1566 domain-containing protein yields the protein MACLTALLSGAATAEKLSYPIVDTGQIRFYDDQKEIRAPQSGDDYFGQDASYRGNQPSYRDNGDGTVSDLVTGLMWIQSPGKKLSLKEAADAARQCRTGGHSDWRIPTIKELYSLILFSGTDPDPMGRDTQHLKPFINAEVFDFQYGTPAKGERIIDSQYGTQTLYVSTTMRGARTMFGVNFADGRIKGYPADRSRRGVARYSFLLVRGNPAYGQNKFIDNKDGTITDKASGLTWMAVDSGALKAGRNKDGKLNWQEALAWSENLTYAGKTDWRLPNIKELQSIVDYTRSPKTSKSPAIHPLFQLSVIKDEGGKANYPFLWSGSSHISPRRANTADYIAFGESLGWMKNRQGAYELMDVHGAGSQRSDPKSGDPAEFPKGRGPQGDVIRINNHVLCVRGGAAEVETSGPALEKRTSRPKQAPARSGADFIRRLDKNSDGKVSPDEFDGPRNRFGHFDLDGDGFISPSEAPTGPPTGRRSSQ from the coding sequence ATGGCCTGTCTCACAGCCTTGCTTTCAGGGGCGGCAACTGCAGAAAAACTCAGTTACCCCATCGTGGATACCGGACAAATCCGGTTTTATGATGATCAAAAAGAAATCCGTGCCCCTCAGTCAGGCGATGATTATTTCGGCCAGGATGCCAGTTACCGGGGCAATCAGCCAAGCTATCGCGACAACGGGGACGGAACGGTTTCCGATCTTGTCACCGGTTTGATGTGGATCCAATCCCCCGGAAAAAAGTTAAGCCTCAAAGAAGCGGCCGACGCCGCCAGGCAATGCCGCACCGGTGGCCACAGCGACTGGAGAATCCCCACCATCAAGGAGCTGTATTCACTGATTTTATTTTCCGGAACCGACCCGGACCCGATGGGCCGTGACACCCAACACTTGAAACCCTTTATCAATGCCGAGGTATTCGATTTCCAATATGGAACCCCCGCCAAGGGCGAACGGATCATCGACTCCCAATACGGAACCCAAACCTTGTATGTCAGCACCACCATGCGTGGTGCACGAACTATGTTCGGAGTGAACTTTGCCGATGGCCGCATCAAAGGATACCCCGCCGACCGATCAAGACGAGGCGTCGCCCGCTACAGCTTTCTCCTGGTGCGCGGCAACCCAGCCTATGGCCAAAATAAATTCATCGATAATAAAGACGGCACGATCACCGACAAGGCAAGCGGCTTGACCTGGATGGCCGTCGACAGCGGAGCACTGAAAGCAGGAAGAAACAAGGACGGTAAACTGAATTGGCAAGAAGCACTGGCATGGTCTGAAAATCTAACCTATGCAGGAAAAACGGATTGGCGACTTCCTAACATCAAGGAACTTCAAAGCATCGTGGATTACACCCGATCCCCAAAAACCAGTAAATCACCAGCGATTCATCCACTATTCCAACTCAGTGTGATCAAAGACGAAGGAGGCAAAGCGAATTATCCCTTTCTCTGGTCCGGTTCAAGTCACATCAGTCCACGCAGAGCGAATACCGCCGACTACATTGCCTTTGGCGAATCGCTTGGCTGGATGAAAAACCGGCAAGGCGCATACGAGCTCATGGATGTCCACGGTGCAGGCAGTCAGCGAAGCGACCCCAAATCTGGCGACCCCGCAGAATTCCCCAAAGGTCGAGGCCCCCAGGGTGACGTCATCCGCATCAACAATCACGTCCTGTGTGTCCGCGGCGGCGCAGCTGAAGTGGAGACAAGCGGCCCCGCACTCGAAAAAAGAACGAGCCGCCCGAAACAAGCACCGGCTCGCTCAGGTGCCGACTTTATTCGCCGCCTGGATAAGAATAGCGACGGCAAGGTCTCACCGGATGAATTTGACGGTCCCCGCAACCGCTTCGGTCATTTTGACCTCGACGGGGATGGTTTCATCAGCCCGAGCGAAGCCCCAACAGGCCCACCTACCGGAAGGAGATCCTCACAATGA
- the pheT gene encoding phenylalanine--tRNA ligase subunit beta, which produces MNVSLNWLKDHLDLADFSLQQIDDLLTFAGVEVEGIEQKGVPSDRIVVAQVKSAEQHPNADRLKVCMVDAGEGELRQIVCGAQNYKVGDKVPCALPGSDLGGGFVIKEGKLRGVESKGMLCAAGEIGLTDVEDGLMILPEDAEIGVPLQQMFDTDTIIEVEVTPNRPDLLSHTGMARELAALAGIERTLPDRGELAETVSCEEVVRISAPDACPYYTAVKISGVSVKESPAWLKTKLEAIGLRPINNVVDVTNYVLHELGHPLHAFDGSKVSVPLDIRMAGEGETFKALDEETYTLKNEDVVISDGSGTVLALGGIMGGYDSGVTESTTDVILESAYFTPSGIRRTSRRLALSSDSSYRFERGSDPQAALKASAFAAKLITEIAGGTIEHETCVAGEAPVLTSKVELDAAKLDQLMGGSISLEGAEDILVRLGLSKADCGAWQIPSFRLDLSRHIDLVEEIARVHGLDRVPSRFTGTYVHASEVDAAYDYQMELRRKLAALGFHETQTIKLIADHSTDSTVAQMDSALPLRPLQDGDVIRVALPLSEDHAVMRPSLTPGLVATAARNIRQGVKSLLYFEIGRQFRNAGGGKAKDLEADSLALLLGGDARPASWSHQPDTLDAFDLKAVVCALLPGHEIQLNPRKREGFILAADILCEGKPIGAFAQLTPAKCRDLGSGKPIYLAELDVKKCQQLSCGTAQVDDLPQFPGSSRDAAMEAPVTLANAEIEKAIKKHNEMLLASYACFDVFTDPSGEKLAADKKSIAYSFHYRSPERTMKSKEVDTAHQKLLDHLAKALPVSFR; this is translated from the coding sequence ATGAACGTTTCTCTCAACTGGCTTAAAGATCACCTGGACCTTGCGGATTTTTCTCTCCAGCAAATTGACGATTTGTTGACCTTTGCCGGGGTTGAGGTCGAGGGAATCGAACAAAAGGGAGTGCCGTCCGACCGTATTGTGGTGGCCCAAGTCAAATCAGCCGAACAGCACCCGAATGCCGACCGATTGAAAGTCTGTATGGTGGATGCCGGTGAAGGCGAATTGCGTCAGATCGTTTGTGGTGCCCAGAATTACAAGGTCGGTGACAAGGTGCCATGTGCCTTGCCTGGATCGGATCTTGGTGGTGGCTTTGTGATTAAAGAGGGTAAGTTGCGCGGAGTGGAATCCAAGGGCATGCTTTGCGCCGCGGGTGAAATCGGCCTGACGGACGTAGAGGACGGCTTGATGATTTTGCCCGAGGATGCCGAGATCGGCGTTCCGCTGCAGCAGATGTTTGATACCGACACCATCATCGAGGTGGAAGTCACCCCGAATCGCCCGGACTTGTTGTCCCACACCGGGATGGCACGCGAACTGGCTGCCCTCGCTGGGATTGAGCGGACCTTGCCGGATAGGGGCGAGTTGGCCGAAACGGTAAGCTGTGAGGAAGTGGTTCGCATTTCGGCTCCTGATGCCTGTCCGTATTACACCGCCGTCAAGATTTCCGGAGTCAGCGTGAAAGAGTCCCCGGCGTGGTTGAAGACCAAGCTGGAAGCGATTGGTTTGCGCCCGATCAATAATGTGGTGGATGTCACCAACTACGTGTTGCATGAGCTTGGGCACCCATTGCACGCATTTGATGGTTCCAAGGTGAGTGTGCCACTCGATATCCGGATGGCTGGGGAGGGGGAGACATTCAAGGCGCTCGATGAGGAGACCTACACCTTGAAAAATGAGGATGTGGTGATTTCCGACGGATCCGGAACGGTGCTTGCCTTGGGCGGCATCATGGGCGGCTACGACAGCGGCGTGACCGAATCCACGACGGACGTGATTCTGGAATCCGCTTATTTCACACCGTCAGGGATTCGTAGAACGTCGCGTCGTCTGGCCCTTAGCTCAGATTCTTCTTATCGCTTTGAGCGGGGAAGCGATCCTCAGGCAGCTCTGAAGGCTTCAGCGTTCGCCGCGAAACTGATTACCGAGATTGCCGGTGGAACCATTGAACATGAAACCTGTGTCGCCGGTGAGGCTCCGGTGTTGACCTCCAAGGTGGAGCTCGATGCCGCTAAGCTCGATCAGCTCATGGGGGGCTCCATCTCTCTTGAGGGGGCCGAAGACATCCTCGTTCGTCTTGGACTGAGCAAGGCGGATTGTGGTGCTTGGCAAATCCCCAGCTTCCGTCTGGATTTGAGCCGTCACATTGATTTGGTTGAGGAAATTGCCAGGGTGCATGGACTTGACCGGGTGCCTTCACGTTTTACCGGGACTTACGTGCATGCCAGCGAAGTGGATGCCGCATATGATTACCAGATGGAGTTACGCCGTAAGTTGGCTGCGCTCGGGTTCCATGAAACTCAGACGATCAAGCTGATTGCCGACCATTCCACGGATTCGACGGTAGCCCAGATGGATAGCGCCTTGCCGCTGCGTCCGCTTCAGGATGGAGATGTGATTCGGGTGGCTTTGCCATTGAGCGAGGATCACGCCGTGATGCGCCCATCGCTGACACCAGGTTTGGTGGCAACGGCCGCGCGGAACATCCGCCAAGGAGTGAAATCGTTGCTCTATTTTGAAATTGGCCGCCAGTTCCGGAACGCGGGAGGCGGGAAAGCAAAGGATTTGGAGGCTGACTCGCTTGCTTTGTTGCTCGGAGGTGATGCCCGCCCTGCTTCCTGGTCACATCAACCGGATACCTTGGACGCATTCGATCTGAAGGCCGTTGTCTGCGCTTTGTTGCCGGGTCACGAAATCCAACTTAACCCGCGTAAGCGCGAAGGTTTTATTCTTGCTGCCGATATCCTTTGCGAGGGCAAGCCGATTGGCGCTTTTGCCCAGTTGACGCCTGCGAAGTGCCGTGATCTGGGGAGTGGCAAGCCGATCTACCTTGCCGAGCTCGATGTTAAAAAATGTCAGCAACTGAGCTGCGGAACCGCACAGGTGGATGATTTGCCCCAGTTCCCTGGTTCGAGTCGCGATGCCGCGATGGAGGCTCCGGTGACGCTGGCCAATGCCGAGATTGAAAAAGCGATCAAGAAGCATAATGAAATGCTGCTCGCATCGTATGCCTGTTTCGATGTTTTCACCGATCCGAGTGGTGAGAAGCTCGCAGCAGATAAAAAATCCATTGCCTACAGCTTCCATTATCGCTCACCTGAGCGCACGATGAAGTCCAAAGAGGTGGATACCGCACACCAGAAATTGCTCGACCATTTGGCAAAAGCCCTGCCCGTTAGCTTCCGATAG
- a CDS encoding Fur family transcriptional regulator, with protein MPNNLNQLIDHCRSEGLRRTKALEELLRTLLESDRPMTLAELTESPRLANQCDKATVFRLLQRLADKGILRRLGLHERAAYFALLLPNQHRDYLICTECGSIEPINAPCPVHELEKEIQFTTGYKNLYHELEFFGTCPTCSEQK; from the coding sequence ATGCCCAACAATCTCAATCAACTCATCGACCACTGCCGTTCCGAAGGGCTGCGCAGAACCAAGGCCCTCGAAGAACTTCTCCGCACCTTGCTCGAAAGTGATCGGCCGATGACCCTCGCCGAACTCACCGAGTCACCCCGCCTCGCCAACCAATGTGATAAGGCCACCGTATTCCGCCTCCTCCAACGGCTGGCCGACAAGGGCATCCTCCGTCGACTCGGACTCCATGAACGAGCCGCTTATTTCGCCCTGCTTCTACCCAATCAGCACCGCGACTACCTGATTTGCACCGAGTGCGGTTCGATCGAACCCATCAACGCCCCCTGTCCTGTTCACGAACTCGAAAAAGAAATCCAGTTCACCACCGGCTACAAAAACCTCTACCACGAACTTGAGTTCTTCGGCACCTGCCCAACATGCTCAGAGCAGAAGTAA
- the ruvB gene encoding Holliday junction branch migration DNA helicase RuvB produces MSESFYQQTNNEPDKSFELSLRPPGFEEFHGQEKVTDRLMLMVKAAAMRDDVLEHILLSGPPGLGKTTLANIISNATGTNLHTTSGPQIEKAGDLAGILTNIQKGDILFIDEIHRLHPAIEEYLYPAMEDYRLDIIIDSGPAARTIQLNLPKFTLVGATTRAGMLTSPLRSRFGLVNRLDYYSQKELATIIKRSAQLLKVDIQDDGADEIADRSRGTPRIANNLLRWTRDYAQVKADGVITAQTAHAALTMIEIDNDGLDEMDKRILESVIYKFRGGPVGLSNLAVALGEDASTLEEVHEPFLIMQGFLKRTPRGRVALPAAYQKLGAIPETDQPGLL; encoded by the coding sequence ATGTCCGAATCCTTTTACCAGCAAACAAACAACGAACCGGACAAAAGCTTTGAACTCTCCTTGCGCCCGCCAGGTTTTGAGGAATTCCACGGTCAGGAAAAGGTCACCGATCGCTTGATGCTCATGGTCAAGGCCGCCGCCATGCGGGACGATGTGCTCGAACACATCCTACTTTCCGGCCCTCCCGGGCTCGGAAAAACCACCCTGGCCAACATTATTTCCAACGCGACCGGAACCAATCTACACACCACCTCCGGCCCGCAAATCGAAAAAGCCGGCGACCTGGCAGGCATCCTGACCAATATCCAAAAAGGTGATATTCTCTTCATCGATGAAATCCACCGCCTCCACCCGGCGATCGAGGAATACCTCTACCCCGCTATGGAGGACTACCGGCTCGATATCATCATCGATTCCGGACCCGCCGCCCGAACCATTCAGCTCAATTTACCCAAATTCACCCTCGTAGGCGCCACCACCCGGGCGGGTATGCTAACCTCACCACTCCGCTCACGCTTCGGCTTGGTCAACCGACTCGACTACTACAGCCAAAAAGAGCTGGCCACCATCATCAAACGCTCCGCCCAACTCCTCAAAGTGGACATCCAGGACGACGGGGCCGATGAAATTGCCGACCGCTCGCGCGGCACTCCCCGTATCGCCAACAACCTGCTTCGCTGGACCCGCGACTACGCCCAGGTCAAAGCCGATGGCGTCATCACGGCCCAAACCGCCCACGCCGCCCTGACCATGATCGAGATCGATAACGATGGGCTCGATGAGATGGACAAACGCATTCTCGAGTCCGTGATTTACAAATTCCGTGGTGGCCCGGTCGGGCTATCCAATCTGGCTGTCGCCCTCGGAGAGGACGCATCCACACTCGAAGAGGTTCACGAACCCTTCCTCATCATGCAAGGGTTCTTGAAGCGCACACCCCGCGGTCGCGTCGCCCTACCCGCCGCTTACCAAAAGCTAGGAGCCATTCCGGAAACCGACCAACCCGGCCTGCTCTGA
- a CDS encoding acetolactate synthase: MPNIEIKPEGTHPIQFSVMLKNRAGALSSLVRLLRSANIEVIGLSVQDSRDAAMARIVVSDSDATITIFREKGIPHTTSELVVIELKEAGRDLAQVLDVLRSAETNLDFAYSLMPHPKGASLMAMHLEDTQFGASVLARAGFKVYYEEDLIR; this comes from the coding sequence ATGCCCAACATCGAGATCAAACCCGAAGGAACACATCCCATCCAGTTCTCAGTCATGCTCAAAAATCGCGCCGGAGCGCTGAGCAGCTTGGTTCGCTTGTTGAGATCGGCCAACATCGAAGTCATCGGGCTGAGTGTCCAGGACTCCCGTGATGCAGCTATGGCGCGGATCGTGGTGTCCGATTCCGATGCCACAATCACGATTTTCCGCGAAAAAGGCATCCCGCACACCACCTCCGAGCTGGTCGTGATCGAGCTCAAGGAAGCCGGCCGGGATCTGGCCCAGGTGCTCGACGTTCTGCGATCGGCAGAAACAAACCTTGATTTCGCCTACTCCTTGATGCCTCATCCCAAGGGAGCCTCACTGATGGCCATGCACCTGGAAGACACCCAATTTGGAGCCTCTGTTCTGGCAAGGGCCGGGTTCAAGGTCTATTACGAGGAGGATTTGATCCGCTAG
- a CDS encoding CAP domain-containing protein, producing the protein MMKNAIVYAAWRSVLVALCALIFTCVPVTAEFRTLVNKEGKKIRTELISKQDGKVTFRLRSGARKTYTVDISSLSKADQEFLQDWQPDGGGEVGGDDAGDDDSGADDVDDGVSDGPKSLYPKTKQEIRSTVREILKTKDRSGEFREEQKATNMLNVYRYLCGVPHKVKMDSKLNGHCEEAAMACLKKGGLSHDLGHYTNKCNLSSMGDVEASVAQYINDAGANNRERRGHRRWCLNPPMDKTGFGSGGSQYSAMWAMDGAGDGSRVKTWSYPGAGYFPKEYMHGTAWSFYMKGKVPPKDKIEISIFKLRKSPEKKISSNAEVEGRDIGVKYVFAYGNTINFEPKDFEAGDRGVYWVRITGGGLREGYVVEFF; encoded by the coding sequence ATGATGAAAAATGCTATTGTTTATGCCGCTTGGCGCAGCGTGCTTGTGGCGCTGTGTGCGTTGATCTTTACCTGTGTGCCTGTTACCGCGGAGTTTCGAACCTTGGTGAACAAGGAAGGAAAAAAGATACGGACCGAATTGATTTCGAAACAGGATGGCAAGGTGACCTTTCGTTTGCGCTCCGGAGCGAGAAAGACCTATACGGTGGATATTTCCAGCTTGAGTAAGGCGGACCAGGAGTTTTTGCAAGATTGGCAGCCTGATGGAGGAGGTGAAGTCGGGGGAGATGATGCAGGAGATGACGACTCCGGAGCGGATGATGTGGATGATGGTGTGAGCGATGGCCCCAAATCGCTGTATCCGAAAACCAAGCAGGAGATTCGTTCGACGGTTCGTGAAATTCTTAAGACCAAAGATCGTAGTGGCGAGTTCAGGGAGGAGCAAAAGGCGACCAATATGCTGAATGTTTACCGCTATTTGTGTGGTGTTCCTCACAAGGTGAAGATGGACTCCAAGTTAAATGGTCATTGTGAAGAGGCCGCGATGGCCTGTTTGAAAAAAGGAGGCTTGTCTCACGATCTCGGGCATTACACGAACAAGTGTAATTTATCGTCGATGGGTGATGTTGAAGCCTCGGTGGCGCAATACATCAATGATGCGGGGGCGAATAACCGCGAACGGCGCGGTCATCGTCGGTGGTGTTTGAATCCGCCAATGGACAAGACGGGGTTTGGCAGCGGAGGTAGCCAGTATTCCGCAATGTGGGCCATGGATGGAGCGGGGGACGGATCCCGGGTGAAGACCTGGTCGTATCCCGGAGCAGGCTATTTTCCGAAAGAGTATATGCATGGAACCGCCTGGTCATTTTACATGAAGGGCAAGGTTCCTCCGAAAGACAAAATTGAGATCAGCATTTTCAAATTGCGGAAGAGTCCGGAGAAAAAAATATCATCCAACGCCGAGGTTGAGGGTAGGGATATTGGGGTGAAGTATGTGTTTGCCTATGGCAATACCATCAACTTTGAACCCAAGGACTTTGAGGCTGGAGACCGTGGTGTCTATTGGGTGAGGATCACGGGTGGAGGCTTGCGTGAGGGATACGTGGTGGAGTTCTTTTAA
- a CDS encoding bactofilin family protein — protein sequence MANATNVLANGIEIKGSIKFTNDMVIDGKIEGEIISDKGKVTIGENAQVDGDVQAGEVKLFGKVKGTITSERCELKTNSKLDGDIKTKMLSMEEGAVLSGRTEIGG from the coding sequence ATGGCGAATGCAACCAATGTTCTTGCGAATGGAATCGAAATCAAAGGTTCTATCAAGTTTACCAATGACATGGTCATTGATGGGAAAATCGAAGGCGAAATCATTTCTGACAAAGGCAAAGTAACCATTGGTGAAAATGCCCAAGTCGACGGCGACGTCCAAGCGGGGGAAGTCAAACTTTTCGGTAAAGTCAAAGGCACCATCACTTCCGAGCGATGCGAGCTGAAAACCAATTCCAAACTCGACGGCGATATCAAAACCAAAATGCTCAGCATGGAGGAAGGCGCTGTCCTGTCAGGCCGAACAGAAATCGGAGGCTAA